One region of Haloprofundus salilacus genomic DNA includes:
- a CDS encoding ABC transporter ATP-binding protein has protein sequence MDARTDGGRTDEDAVVSLSGVYKVYELGEPVPVLDDVSLDVPRGSYVSIMGPSGSGKSTLLNLIGCLDTPTAGEIRIDGTNVTKLSDAERADVRGTKIGFIFQTFNLMPRLTALENVAMPLAFRDVSRDERTQRAKSLLADVGLEDRLDHKPTELSGGQRQRVAVARALVNDPAIILADEPTGSLDSETSRQIMRLLEELYDRGNTILMVTHERDIAEHAERIVHVLDGEIERIEELGGQRRIPSVDEAGSVTNAGDETPEGEAWTS, from the coding sequence ATGGACGCGCGCACCGACGGCGGAAGAACGGACGAGGACGCCGTCGTGTCACTATCGGGAGTGTACAAAGTGTACGAACTCGGCGAGCCGGTACCGGTACTCGACGACGTGTCGCTGGACGTGCCACGGGGGTCGTACGTCAGCATCATGGGACCGAGCGGCTCCGGCAAGAGTACGCTTCTCAACCTCATCGGCTGTTTGGACACGCCCACCGCGGGCGAGATACGCATCGACGGAACGAACGTAACGAAGCTGTCGGACGCCGAGCGAGCGGATGTCCGCGGAACGAAAATCGGCTTCATCTTCCAGACGTTCAATCTGATGCCGCGACTGACGGCGCTGGAGAACGTCGCCATGCCGCTGGCGTTCCGGGACGTGTCGCGTGATGAACGGACGCAACGGGCCAAGTCGCTTTTGGCCGACGTGGGGCTAGAGGACCGTCTCGACCACAAACCGACCGAACTCTCAGGCGGTCAGCGCCAGCGCGTCGCCGTCGCACGCGCGCTCGTCAACGACCCGGCGATCATCCTCGCCGACGAACCGACCGGGAGCCTCGACAGCGAGACGAGCCGCCAGATAATGCGACTGCTCGAGGAACTGTACGACCGCGGGAACACGATTCTGATGGTGACCCACGAGCGGGATATCGCCGAACACGCCGAGCGAATCGTCCACGTCCTTGACGGCGAGATAGAACGCATCGAGGAGCTCGGGGGACAGCGTCGGATTCCGTCCGTGGACGAGGCCGGGAGCGTCACGAACGCAGGCGACGAAACGCCGGAGGGTGAAGCGTGGACCTCTTAG
- a CDS encoding DUF6149 family protein, giving the protein MKLRQNVRHFAAKQALTMPVVGDIATRKLVDLHVNIFAKKAEEGRREEREPHMEAFFGCTFDTYVAALDAGFPEAEAREITHVQANFDFYNHGWTEMMEFPADELEAHFERYEEFFRQHDITIADPLGEFRAREIPEAPSTPEKLDDPEHPHAQGGFADDVYVEGDDGELRVGGQEEPEDVDVRAAPGMQDLDDEDART; this is encoded by the coding sequence ATGAAACTCCGCCAGAACGTTCGACACTTCGCCGCCAAGCAGGCGCTCACGATGCCCGTCGTCGGCGACATCGCCACACGGAAACTCGTCGACCTCCACGTGAATATCTTCGCCAAGAAAGCCGAGGAGGGACGTCGTGAGGAGCGCGAACCGCACATGGAGGCGTTCTTCGGCTGCACATTCGACACGTACGTCGCTGCGCTGGACGCCGGGTTTCCGGAGGCGGAGGCGCGCGAAATCACGCACGTTCAGGCGAACTTCGACTTCTACAACCACGGCTGGACCGAGATGATGGAGTTCCCGGCCGACGAACTCGAAGCCCACTTCGAGCGCTACGAGGAGTTCTTCCGGCAGCACGACATCACCATCGCGGACCCGCTCGGCGAGTTCCGGGCGCGCGAGATCCCTGAGGCCCCGTCGACGCCGGAGAAACTCGACGACCCCGAACACCCGCACGCACAGGGCGGCTTCGCCGACGACGTCTACGTCGAAGGCGACGACGGCGAACTCCGCGTCGGCGGGCAGGAGGAACCCGAGGACGTGGATGTGCGTGCGGCTCCGGGCATGCAGGACCTCGACGACGAGGACGCGCGGACGTAG
- a CDS encoding NAD(P)/FAD-dependent oxidoreductase: protein MTESYVIIGDGIAGSSAAETLREEAPDAEVTVITDEGEALYNRILIKEFAKGKLPEAPISIHDESWYDERDVDLRLNTHVTNIDPDAHQITTHEDETLTYDKLLVATGGTPTQLPVDNSDAEGVRHFWTFQDARRIRESAEAGENAVIVGAGLLGIDLAAICGAQGVSAKYLMRGNAWWRYALSVEGAEIMHEAMRDVGVEPVFDSGVDHFEVDDDGHVTAAVDPNGDRYDCDWAGVAIGLNFNTEILQGTGVKQDHGVVVDQYMQSSVDDIYAAGDLTRFYDTILGEYAQNGSWGSAREQGSIAGYNMVHGEEKEFRWVSSYSITHFDFPFLSFGHPTIGDEEAERKYSDTEWRRIAFKDGKVVGGVLIGDLSAQSALKKLMREERVVSDQADVLLEKQIDLDNLAPTQEQ from the coding sequence ATGACCGAATCGTACGTGATTATCGGCGACGGTATCGCGGGGAGTTCCGCCGCAGAGACGCTCCGCGAAGAGGCACCGGACGCCGAAGTCACCGTTATCACGGACGAGGGTGAAGCCCTCTACAATCGAATTCTCATCAAAGAGTTTGCCAAAGGCAAACTGCCGGAGGCCCCGATCTCGATTCACGACGAGTCGTGGTACGACGAACGCGACGTCGACCTGCGCCTCAACACGCACGTCACGAACATCGACCCGGACGCCCACCAGATAACGACCCACGAGGACGAGACGCTGACGTACGACAAACTGCTCGTCGCCACAGGCGGCACGCCGACGCAGTTGCCCGTCGACAACTCCGACGCCGAGGGCGTCCGCCATTTCTGGACGTTTCAGGACGCGCGGCGCATCCGCGAGTCCGCCGAAGCGGGCGAGAACGCCGTCATCGTCGGCGCCGGCTTACTCGGCATCGACCTCGCGGCCATCTGCGGCGCGCAGGGCGTCTCCGCGAAGTACCTGATGCGCGGTAACGCCTGGTGGCGCTACGCGCTCTCGGTGGAAGGCGCCGAAATCATGCACGAGGCAATGCGCGACGTGGGCGTCGAACCCGTCTTCGACAGCGGCGTCGACCACTTCGAGGTCGACGACGACGGTCACGTCACCGCCGCGGTCGACCCCAACGGCGACCGCTACGACTGCGACTGGGCGGGCGTCGCCATCGGCCTGAACTTCAACACCGAGATTCTCCAGGGCACGGGCGTCAAGCAGGACCACGGCGTCGTCGTCGACCAGTACATGCAGTCGAGCGTCGACGACATCTACGCCGCGGGCGACCTGACGCGTTTCTACGACACCATCCTCGGCGAGTACGCCCAGAACGGGTCGTGGGGCAGCGCGCGCGAACAGGGTTCCATCGCGGGCTACAACATGGTTCACGGCGAGGAGAAGGAGTTCCGCTGGGTCTCGTCGTACTCCATCACCCACTTCGACTTCCCGTTCCTCTCGTTCGGCCACCCGACCATCGGCGACGAGGAAGCCGAGCGTAAGTACTCCGACACCGAGTGGCGGCGCATCGCGTTCAAAGACGGCAAAGTCGTCGGCGGGGTCCTCATCGGCGACCTCTCCGCGCAGAGCGCGCTGAAGAAACTGATGCGCGAAGAGCGCGTCGTCTCCGACCAGGCGGACGTGCTTCTGGAGAAGCAGATCGACCTCGACAACCTCGCGCCGACCCAAGAGCAGTAA
- a CDS encoding DUF7124 domain-containing protein has translation MQGGGSTDMTLAFELEALKRLVDPNMVFNDARQWTKYVGVVSEKPTYVVTNFTRKERIRQDFFSGPRGVEESLENVKRQFDTDRHVFVGTTDEDRELAEATDWEYLPLEQAAEAANWDLAGDAPEEDPFEGETRDDWP, from the coding sequence ATGCAAGGCGGCGGCTCAACCGATATGACCCTCGCGTTCGAGTTGGAGGCGCTGAAGCGCCTCGTCGACCCGAACATGGTGTTCAACGACGCCAGACAGTGGACCAAATACGTCGGCGTCGTCAGCGAGAAACCGACGTACGTCGTGACGAACTTCACGCGCAAGGAGCGCATCAGACAGGATTTCTTCTCGGGACCGCGCGGCGTCGAGGAGAGTCTGGAGAACGTCAAGCGCCAGTTCGACACCGACCGCCACGTGTTCGTCGGCACGACCGACGAGGACCGCGAACTCGCCGAAGCGACCGACTGGGAGTACCTCCCGCTCGAACAGGCGGCGGAGGCGGCGAACTGGGACCTCGCGGGCGACGCACCGGAGGAGGACCCTTTCGAGGGAGAGACGCGCGACGACTGGCCCTGA